The DNA segment CATTGCGCACCTGCGCCTCCAGATGACGAGAGTTCTCATCCGTACGCACGATGATGCGCGCCTGCGGATCACACCCCTTCAGCAGCTGGATTGTGCTGTCGATGCGCATCCCCGGGGTCTGCGCATCGAGAAGAATCAGGTCAAAATGCTGCTCCTGAGCTTTTTGCACTGCCATCCACGGATCGCAGTATCGCACCATCTCAACCTTCTTATCCTGCAAAAAACGATTGAGGCTGTCCGGAAGCTCGTGGTGCGGGTTATCAATGATCAGACAGGTCATTTGTTTTCTTTGTAAAATGGTATTCTTCACATCCAAGCAATCAAAGACCATGCCAGGTTTACTAGTAATTCAAAAAACTTTAATTATTGTAAATAATAGTTTTAAAAAAATGGAATGAAAGTGAAACAAGCCGATATTGCAACAATGAGAGGATTTAGTGTGGAATAATTCCACATGAATAACAAGTACGAGGAATATAGAAGCTTCAGGGCTGTTTCAGATCATATTTTTTCATCTTTAGGTACAGGGTTTTGCGGTCCACTCCCAGTATCCGGGCGGCCTGGCTGATGTTATGGTTTTGATTAGAAAGGACTTGAGCGATGTGGCGTTTTTCCATCTCCTCTAGCGAAAGCAACTCTTGCTGGACGATCGGCCCGGCAGTGCGTTCCGGTTGCTGCAGATGCAAGGGCAGACTGTGCAACTCGATCCGGTCCGAGTCCTCTACCACAGCCGCTCGCTCAAGCACATTTTCCAGTTCCCTGATGTTGCCCGGCCAGTGATAGTGCATGAGCGCCTGTTCAGCCTCAGGCGCCAGACTGAGCAAAGGCGTTTTGCGTCGACGCAAATTGTATTTATGTAAAAAAGCCCTGATCAGCAGAGGCAGGTCCTCTTTGCGCTCCCGCAGTGCTGGAAGGTGAATGGGGATGACGCTGAGGCGATAAAAGAGGTCCTCGCGAAAGCTCCCCTGGCTCACTGCGGTCTGCAGGTCCAGATTGGTGGCAGCGATCAACCGGACATTGATCTTGATGCTTTGCGAAGCACCCACGCGACGGATCTCTTTTTCTTGAATGGCCCGAAGGATCTTAGCCTGAACGTTGAGCGAAATATTGCCGATCTCGTCAAAGAAAAAGGTGCCGCCTTCGGCGAGTTCAAAGGCGCCGTGTTTGGTGGCGGTCGCGCCGGTGAAGGAGCCTTTGATGTGGCCGAACAGCTCGCTTTCGAACAGCGATTCCACCAGCGAACCGCAATCCATGGCGATAAAAGGAAAGGCCGCCCGATGGCTGAGCGCATGAATGGCTCTGGCGATCAGTTCCTTGCCGGTCCCGCTCTCTCCCTGAACCAGCACTGTGGAATCGGTGGAAGCCACTTTGGCCACCAGGCTAAAGACCTTTTGCATGGCCGGGCTTTTGCCAATAATGTGCACCGGTTTGCCGTTGAATTCAAAAGAGAGTTCCTCCTCCCCTGCTGCGGATGGGATCGGCAGTTCGGCGGCGATCCGGCGGATGATCTCCATCAGCGCGTCCGGTTCGAACGGTTTGGCAATGTAATCACGTGCGCCCATTTTGATCGCCTCCACCGCCATCTCGATGGTGGCGTAACCGGTCATTAAAATCACAGCAGTATGCGGACTGATCAGGCTGATGCGCTGAATAAATTCAATGCCGGTCATGCCGGGCATACGAAAATCCACCAAGGCGATGGGGAACGGCTGCTGCGCCGCCAGCTCGAGCCCATGAATCGGATCCGGCGTTGCTGTCACCTGCAGCTGCTCGTTTTCCAACAGTCGGCGGCAGGCCTCACGCAGAACATCGTCATCGTCTACCAGCAAAAGGCGCAGAGGGGGGTCTGAACGTTCAGTCATGGTCTTTAATTCGTGTAACAATTTCTGTTAGGTATAAATATACTGAGTTAAATTCTAAAAAGCATCATTTATTGATGCTTTCACGACTTGTATACGATAATTTCTATTGACATTATGAATATTTTTCACAACTTTATATTCTTGGTGCAACGAAGGTAAAAAAGGAGAAAGAGATGAACCAATACACCAGTCGCAGACAGTTTTTTCAAACCAGCGGCGCGGCTGTGCTGGCCGGCTGTTTCAAACCTGTGAGCGCTGTGCAGGCAAAGCCGCAGAAGGGTTCTCTGTCGCTAGGCATGGCGTCCTACACCTTTCGCCAGTTCAGTCTGGAGCAGGCTGTGGCCATGACCCAAACCGTCGGGGTGAATAAAATCTGCCTGAAAAGCATGCACCTGCCCCTGGAGGCGTCGGCCGCGGAGATCAAAAGGGCGGCGGAAAGCGTGCGCCGCGCCGGACTCGATCTCTACGGCGCCGGCGTGATCTATATGGCGAACGAGGCGCAGGTCCATCAGGCCTTTTCCTATGCTCAAACCGCGGCGTTGAAAATGATCGTCGGTGTGCCTGATTATGAGCTTTTAGCGCTCTGCGATCATAAAGTCAGGGAGACGGGCATTATACTCGCCATCCACAATCACGGTCCCGGCGATGAGCGCTATCCAAGCCCTGCGGACGTGTACGAGCGGGTGAAAAAATGGGACAAGCGCATCGGACTTTGCATGGATGTCGGCCACACCATGCGCATCGCCCAGGATCCGGCTGAGGCGGCGAAAAAATATTTTGACCGGTTGTACGATATTCACATCAAGGATGTCTCCGCGCCCAGCAAAGAGGGCAGAACCGTGGAGATAGGCCGGGGAGTGATCAACATCCCGCGGTTGATCAAAACTCTGAACAAAATGAACTACCAGGGCGTTCTGGCCCTTGAGTATGAAAAGAATGAAAACGATCCGCTGCCTGGTGCAGCGGAATCCATCGGCTACGTCCGCGGCGTCATCGACGCCCTTTGAAGCCCCTGCATCATCCAAATAAAAACGGAGTTGTTATGTCGAACGAATCCCTGTTGACTGCGATATGCGTGCTGCTTCCCGTGCT comes from the bacterium genome and includes:
- a CDS encoding response regulator — its product is MTCLIIDNPHHELPDSLNRFLQDKKVEMVRYCDPWMAVQKAQEQHFDLILLDAQTPGMRIDSTIQLLKGCDPQARIIVRTDENSRHLEAQVRNERVYYYHVDSFGDQELLLAIAAALGVLGHPSVRES
- a CDS encoding sigma-54-dependent Fis family transcriptional regulator; translated protein: MTERSDPPLRLLLVDDDDVLREACRRLLENEQLQVTATPDPIHGLELAAQQPFPIALVDFRMPGMTGIEFIQRISLISPHTAVILMTGYATIEMAVEAIKMGARDYIAKPFEPDALMEIIRRIAAELPIPSAAGEEELSFEFNGKPVHIIGKSPAMQKVFSLVAKVASTDSTVLVQGESGTGKELIARAIHALSHRAAFPFIAMDCGSLVESLFESELFGHIKGSFTGATATKHGAFELAEGGTFFFDEIGNISLNVQAKILRAIQEKEIRRVGASQSIKINVRLIAATNLDLQTAVSQGSFREDLFYRLSVIPIHLPALRERKEDLPLLIRAFLHKYNLRRRKTPLLSLAPEAEQALMHYHWPGNIRELENVLERAAVVEDSDRIELHSLPLHLQQPERTAGPIVQQELLSLEEMEKRHIAQVLSNQNHNISQAARILGVDRKTLYLKMKKYDLKQP
- a CDS encoding sugar phosphate isomerase/epimerase yields the protein MNQYTSRRQFFQTSGAAVLAGCFKPVSAVQAKPQKGSLSLGMASYTFRQFSLEQAVAMTQTVGVNKICLKSMHLPLEASAAEIKRAAESVRRAGLDLYGAGVIYMANEAQVHQAFSYAQTAALKMIVGVPDYELLALCDHKVRETGIILAIHNHGPGDERYPSPADVYERVKKWDKRIGLCMDVGHTMRIAQDPAEAAKKYFDRLYDIHIKDVSAPSKEGRTVEIGRGVINIPRLIKTLNKMNYQGVLALEYEKNENDPLPGAAESIGYVRGVIDAL